The Mycobacterium riyadhense sequence GCGCCGCACCTACCGAGACGGGGCCAAGGTGCGCAACGAGACCGTGGCCAACCTGTCGATGCTGCCGCCGCAGGCCGTCGATGCGATCGAGGCGACGCTGAAGGGCCACACGCTGGTGCCGGCCGGCTCCGAGTTCAGCAAGTCCCGGTCGCTGCCACACGGGGACGTGGCGGCGGTGGCCGCGATGGCGCGCAAGCTCGAGCTGGCCGCAGTGCTGGGCCCGCCGTGCCGAGCCCGCGATATCGTGCTCGCGTTGATCATCTCGCGGGTGGTGCGGCCCAAGTCGAAGCTGTCCACCCTGTCGTGGTGGCCCAACACCACCCTCGGCGTCGATTTGGGGGTGGCCGAGGCCTCCACCGACGAGATCTACGCCGGGATGGACTGGCTGGCCGACCGACAGGATAGGATCGAAAAGAAGCTGGCGGCAAAGCATTTAAACGAGTCGGTGAACCCGGGCCGGATGGCGTTGTTCGACCTGACTTCCTCGTGGGTGACCGGCCGATGCTGCGAGCTGGCCGCGCGCGGCTACTCCCGCGACGGCAAGAAGGGCTGCGAGCAGATCGAATACGGGGTGCTCACCGACCCTGAGGGCCGCCCGGTCGCGGTGCGCGTGTTTTCCGGTGCCACCGCCGACCCGACCGCGTTCACCCAGATCGTGCAGGTGATCAAGGACAAGCTCGCCATCCAGCGGCTGGTGCTGGTCGGCGATCGCGGCATGATCACCACCGCCCGCATCGACGCGCTGCGCGAACTCAACGACAACCCCGACACCCCAACCGCCTTCGATTGGATCACCGCGCTACGCGCACCCGCGATCGCCAAACTCGCCCGCGACGACGGGCCGCTGCAGATGAGCCTGTTCGATACCCAGGACCTCGCCGAGATCACCCACCCCGACTACCCCGGTGAACGGCTGATCGCCTGCCGCAACCCCGCCCTGGCCGCCGAACGTGCCCGCAAACGCCACGACCTGCTGGCTGCCA is a genomic window containing:
- a CDS encoding IS1634 family transposase produces the protein MILGVPRNTGKAHVVRVKKTHVDKQGHERVYESVLLRRTYRDGAKVRNETVANLSMLPPQAVDAIEATLKGHTLVPAGSEFSKSRSLPHGDVAAVAAMARKLELAAVLGPPCRARDIVLALIISRVVRPKSKLSTLSWWPNTTLGVDLGVAEASTDEIYAGMDWLADRQDRIEKKLAAKHLNESVNPGRMALFDLTSSWVTGRCCELAARGYSRDGKKGCEQIEYGVLTDPEGRPVAVRVFSGATADPTAFTQIVQVIKDKLAIQRLVLVGDRGMITTARIDALRELNDNPDTPTAFDWITALRAPAIAKLARDDGPLQMSLFDTQDLAEITHPDYPGERLIACRNPALAAERARKRHDLLAATEKELAHIAQRVTKATLSGADKIGIAVGKVSGKFKVGQLFHLTITDTEFTYHRDQAAIDAQAALDGIYVLRTSVNTKVLDPAAVVEGYKNLANIERDFRIIKTDDLDLRPIHHRLEDRVKAHVLICMLACYLIWHLRKAWAPLTFTDETPPHRDNPVAPAQRSPAAHAKASTKHDAAGNPVRSFRDLLNHLATLTRDRIRYHQTNIEIDKLTEPTPTQRRAFDLIDAPIPLTIAA